In Pseudoliparis swirei isolate HS2019 ecotype Mariana Trench chromosome 22, NWPU_hadal_v1, whole genome shotgun sequence, the DNA window CCTGGTGGACAACAAGTGCAGCGCCTGGAAACTTTATGTGGTTTCCTGTTGGAagcattccattatccataccgcttatccagccgatcccagctgacatagggcgaaggcaggggacaccctggacaggccaccagtccatccagggctcacatagagacagacaaccactcactctcacattcacaccgacgggcaatttagacatcaattaacctgctgcatgtctttggactgtgggaggaagccgaaGAActcggagggaacccacgccgtcatggggagaacatgcaaactccacacagaaggacccgaccgggaattgatcccacggccctcttgctgtgaggcgacagtgctagccactacactaCACCGCCGTGCAGCCCCTGTTGGAACCAACTCGGGTTAAATAAAGACAATAGGGAAAAAAACACTTATGTGATTGTAAAAacggattttatttttttacaggcaaaacaacatttttttaaatcttaagtAGTTACTTTTTTATCATCATACAGTTAACAGACAATGCTAACAAAGCATTTTTAAAGGGCAATTGTGTAAAATGATTTTGACAACTGCAAAAGTCACTCTGGGAATAAACATAACCGCAGACATATTCAAACTGTAAATGAATTCCTCGCCAGTGCACATGCTCACGTAGCCACGGGCCTTCTGGAGTTGAAGACCTTGATCCCGTTTTGCATCGAGGATCGAGCATATTTGGTCAGTAGAGCTCCGGTGGTCTGTTTCTCTCCACACAGGTCCCTGAACGACAAGTAAAGGGAGAAGGCATTACACATGCTAACCTATCAGATCGCTAAAGAAAGACCTGCGTTTTGTTTCCCCCGTATTATTAACAAGACAACTTGATGTGCTTTTCTTTTACATAAATGCTACTCGTTTGCTTCGACTAAACACTAGAATGACGTCCTAAAATAGACGACTCTTACTGTATGTATGGCGTGATGTCATCCTCTGTCCATTTCCCTCGGAGTGCAAAGAGTTGGTTGAAGCGCTCCAGCGTCTCTTCTGAGAGATCCTCCAACCGCAGCAGGCAGATGGTCTCTGGGCGGGAAGCGCGGTCCACCAGGGCCAAACTCTGGGAAATATGCAGCGCAAATCAGAACAGGCGCAAACAGCTGCAGCAAGTCACTCTTTAATTACAAGGGCGTGACCATCTGAGGCTGCTTTGAGACTGTGCAACTCTGCAAATTGAATCCTCAATAAGATGGAGGAGTCTGGTGAATTAAATAGATTCTTGACTGCTAGAAGCCATCACACTGTACGATGCTACATATATCAACttatttgacctttttttacCAGAAGTGGTATGACGCTGCATTTTGGAGAGGAAGATGTGTTTGAAGtgtgagacagtgaggacatgactatctcttctcttccaaagtaaataaaaacagatcAACTAAGAACATAAGAGAGGGACGGGCTTACCTTCAGTTGGTCTAGTCTCGTGCTCATGCCCTCCGGGACGCTCTGCTGCCAGACTTCCTGAAACTCTCTCAGGTTAAACTTCACAGcgttctgcagcagcagcaacgcCGTTCCCCGACACACTTTATCCTCATGTAGTGCATAAAAGACGTTGTCTACACAGAGGAAGCAGTATACAGAGATGTTAGTACTGTGTAGTTTTGTAATGACATTATGAGGTTGGATTCTACGAGCAATTTACTAATATAAACTTAAGATCAGTCAGTTGAGTCCCCACAGATTGTTTACCATTTTCAGTGAAGCGCTTCCCATAGCAGTCCAAACAGTGCTCGATCATCTctctgagaaagagagaaaagaagcgaATGGAACCTATTATATaagaattttaaaataaaacaatagatACTCACAAGCTGAGCATAACTTCATTTGTTTGTTCCTGTTGCATGAGCCTGATGATCATTGTCATTAACTTACTTGGGCTCCAGTGGAGCCAACTCCTCCAGACTGGTTTGAAGGGGAACCTTGTCGAAGGACCACGACTCAGAATCTACCAGCTGAGTAATGTGACCGAGCAGCTTCATCTCATAGTCAAAGTCGAGCACACGCCAGTAACCTGAAAGACAGGGAAGACGGTAATCATCTGTTTTGTTAATTATATTTACAGTAGTAGAGCTAAGAATAGAGAGATTGTATTTCTGAAAGCATCTTCCCTGCAATGTACCACCCAGGAGCTCTACTGTGACTGTTGACAATTAATATACATGTCGTTATCATTAAAAGAATGCTTTTGTTTACCATCTATCTGACAGGCATTGATGGTCTCCAAGTGAGTCTTCAGTTCCTCCTCGCTGGACTGGATCCTGTTCAACAGATCCTGCAATGTGTACTAGtaacagaggaacacacacttACTAACTAAAGAGGGGAACAATTATATCAAGGTTATTATATTTTACTGCTATATTTAgcaatgtttttctttaaagcaattaaaatcaaataatatCTACCTACATACACAGACCTGTAGGACATTACGATACATGACTTCACTGTAGACTCTGCATTTACCCGGTTTCCTGTATTATCCTGTTGCCCCCCCAAAGCAGGTCCTTCATAGGGATTCTCCATTAAAACATTCTTCAGTTTCTTCAGTTTCGGGCGGTGTTTCTTCAGTTCCCAGTAGCTGTTACAAAATCCCCAGATCTACAACAGAAGTAGGATACTGTTAGTACATATGGGTCATAATTGCAATTAACCAATATGCTCATATGTAAACAGTaggctgtgtctgtctgttacaGCATACCAGGCAGGTACATGTGAGTTTGTCAtttccatacctgtgtgtgCACCACATGAGCGCTCTCCTGGCTGTTGGTCAGTTGGTCTGGCGTTCTGCCTTCAGGTAAAAACAGCAGCAGGTTGGATGTGTCGGCTATTTTTAGATCGTAGGTCTTGTCACCGCTACAGAGCACTGCACGCTCCTCCACATCCCCTCGAATCACGAGACTGGAAAACAGGGGAAATAATTGTTAGTTATGTTTTATCAATCACATTTACATATCTTTACATTGACATATCTTATATCTACATATCTTGAGCCACTGCACATCAATTTTAATTGAGTTAGACAAGATAAAAAGGGGAAGACATTCGTTTCCAGACCATGTGCTCTTATAAGGTTCTACAATTATGAATAGTACTGCTGACATTCTTAGTTTATTCAATAGtcaatttacaacaacaacaaaaactataTTTTTTTCCATCATTATAAATTAAATAGCTTTTGAGATTGTTTTAAAATGAACATTTTGAAGATCATAATTAATTCAGTCAAAACCgaataacacaaacacattgaaAGTAATGTTGTCGGTGTGTTCACCTCATCCCAAGTCCACATAGACACATTAATTTACATGATTCGAAGACGTTACCTTTGCCCAGCTTCTATGTGTTTGCACAGGGTGTCATCCAGCTCCATGAGGCAATAGTCTCCAGATGAAacgttttccccaaaaaacaggCACTGAATTGTTTTCTGTAGATCTTCGTCTTGCAGCTTGGCGATCTGCAGAGTTGCCTGCACCTCCTCTAAAGTTC includes these proteins:
- the dscc1 gene encoding sister chromatid cohesion protein DCC1, whose translation is MRTLEEVQATLQIAKLQDEDLQKTIQCLFFGENVSSGDYCLMELDDTLCKHIEAGQSLVIRGDVEERAVLCSGDKTYDLKIADTSNLLLFLPEGRTPDQLTNSQESAHVVHTQIWGFCNSYWELKKHRPKLKKLKNVLMENPYEGPALGGQQDNTGNRYTLQDLLNRIQSSEEELKTHLETINACQIDGYWRVLDFDYEMKLLGHITQLVDSESWSFDKVPLQTSLEELAPLEPKEMIEHCLDCYGKRFTENDNVFYALHEDKVCRGTALLLLQNAVKFNLREFQEVWQQSVPEGMSTRLDQLKSLALVDRASRPETICLLRLEDLSEETLERFNQLFALRGKWTEDDITPYIQDLCGEKQTTGALLTKYARSSMQNGIKVFNSRRPVAT